The proteins below come from a single Burkholderia sp. FERM BP-3421 genomic window:
- a CDS encoding acyl-CoA reductase, with product MYLLHGMLHADYALDTALATLRERLAETLAEPLDHETVLACAERFAAALDDGAPSALPDEAARAQLAAFCRRPALQAKLTRELGGQPGSLRRANYREPHFEAWRPLGVVLHVTPANAALLPFMAVLEGLLAGNINWLRPSSRTDDLNARLLAELLRHDASGRLAAHVAVLPAPSAGLGALLAHVDGVSAWGGATALAALRAQLPPGCRWIDWGHRISFAYLDPDAARDAQLDALVDDVCRHDQQACSSPQAVLVDSDDPATLGALARRLADALGRRAPHWPALRADRQEAAEISTRMAFHRLDQAFADAPGEVIDGDGWRIAWAWREELTPSPLFRTVELRPAPRARLAGILRPWRTHLQSCGLIAPAERLPGLCRLLLAAGVSRIAPVGRMHDGYAGEPHDGVYALQRLSRRVSVSLDAAVLPGHAHLDAPPAAPEGLHALPVMDRAAFQSQPDHARAQLYFRSGGSSGAPKLARFSYRDYHRQMRAAADGLFAAGLDPATDRVMNLLYGGNLYGGMLSFFTILDALGVPQYPMGGPVGDDFSEIAALIVEQRVDTLIGMPSTVHRLFERESEVLRRYGGVRKVFCGGEHVDAGQRAYLAGFGVESIRSAIYGSVDAGPLGHACACCADGEFHLLADTQWLEVLEPGRDAPAAPGEIGRLVFTSRRREAQRVLRYDLGDLGRWLPGACACGLETPRFRLAGRHGALLRIGTIFVNPEQLSRPIGRPMQWLIDRDDAGRDRIQLLVDGDPASIRARLLDDAKLSMVVNGGLLRFEVSAHPAATFRRHPHSGKTPLVLDLRG from the coding sequence ATGTATCTGCTGCACGGCATGCTGCACGCCGACTACGCGCTCGACACGGCGCTCGCGACGCTGCGCGAGCGACTCGCCGAGACGCTGGCCGAACCGCTCGACCACGAGACCGTGCTCGCCTGCGCCGAACGTTTCGCCGCCGCGCTGGACGACGGCGCACCGTCCGCGCTGCCGGACGAGGCGGCGCGCGCCCAACTGGCCGCGTTCTGCCGCCGCCCGGCGCTGCAGGCCAAGCTCACGCGGGAATTGGGCGGACAGCCCGGCTCGCTGCGCCGCGCGAATTACCGCGAGCCGCACTTCGAGGCATGGCGCCCCCTCGGCGTGGTGTTGCACGTGACGCCCGCCAATGCCGCGCTGCTGCCCTTCATGGCGGTGCTGGAAGGCTTGCTGGCGGGCAACATCAACTGGCTGCGCCCGAGCAGCCGCACCGACGACCTGAACGCGCGCCTGCTCGCCGAACTGCTGCGGCACGACGCCAGCGGCCGGCTCGCCGCGCACGTCGCCGTGCTGCCGGCGCCGAGCGCCGGGCTCGGCGCCTTGCTGGCCCATGTCGACGGCGTATCCGCGTGGGGCGGCGCAACGGCGCTCGCGGCCCTGCGCGCGCAACTGCCGCCCGGTTGCCGCTGGATCGACTGGGGGCATCGGATCAGTTTCGCCTACCTGGATCCGGACGCCGCGCGCGATGCGCAACTCGACGCCCTCGTCGACGACGTGTGCCGTCACGATCAGCAGGCCTGCTCCAGCCCGCAGGCCGTGCTCGTGGACAGCGACGATCCGGCGACGCTCGGGGCGCTCGCGCGCCGGCTCGCCGATGCGCTCGGCCGCCGGGCGCCGCATTGGCCCGCGCTGCGGGCGGATCGGCAGGAAGCGGCGGAGATCAGCACCCGCATGGCCTTCCATCGGCTGGACCAGGCGTTCGCCGACGCGCCCGGCGAGGTCATCGACGGCGACGGCTGGCGGATCGCGTGGGCGTGGCGCGAGGAATTGACGCCGTCGCCGCTGTTTCGCACCGTCGAGTTGCGCCCGGCTCCGCGCGCGCGGCTGGCCGGCATCCTGCGTCCGTGGCGCACGCACCTGCAAAGTTGCGGTCTGATCGCCCCCGCCGAGCGCCTGCCCGGCCTGTGCCGGCTGCTGCTCGCGGCGGGCGTGAGCCGCATCGCGCCCGTCGGCCGCATGCACGACGGCTATGCCGGCGAACCGCACGACGGCGTCTATGCGCTGCAACGCCTGTCGCGCCGCGTGTCGGTGAGCCTCGACGCCGCCGTGCTGCCCGGTCACGCCCACCTCGATGCGCCGCCCGCCGCGCCGGAGGGCCTGCACGCGCTGCCGGTGATGGACAGGGCCGCGTTCCAGAGCCAGCCCGATCACGCGCGGGCCCAGCTCTACTTCCGCAGCGGCGGCAGCAGCGGCGCGCCCAAGCTGGCCCGCTTCAGCTATCGCGACTACCACCGCCAGATGCGCGCCGCGGCTGACGGCCTGTTTGCCGCCGGATTGGATCCCGCCACCGACCGGGTCATGAATCTCCTCTACGGCGGCAATCTGTACGGCGGCATGCTCAGCTTCTTCACGATCCTCGATGCGCTCGGGGTGCCGCAGTATCCGATGGGCGGCCCCGTCGGCGACGATTTCAGCGAGATCGCCGCGCTGATCGTCGAGCAGCGCGTCGACACGCTGATCGGCATGCCGAGCACCGTGCACCGGTTGTTCGAGCGCGAAAGCGAGGTGCTGCGCCGCTATGGCGGGGTGCGCAAGGTGTTCTGCGGCGGCGAGCACGTCGACGCCGGGCAGCGCGCCTATCTCGCGGGCTTCGGCGTCGAATCGATCCGCTCGGCGATCTACGGCTCGGTGGACGCCGGTCCGCTCGGCCATGCCTGCGCGTGTTGCGCCGACGGCGAATTCCACCTGCTGGCGGACACGCAATGGCTGGAAGTGCTGGAACCCGGGCGCGACGCCCCGGCCGCGCCCGGCGAGATCGGCCGCCTGGTGTTCACGTCGCGCCGCCGCGAAGCCCAGCGGGTGCTGCGTTACGACCTGGGCGATCTGGGCCGGTGGTTGCCGGGCGCCTGCGCCTGCGGCCTGGAGACGCCGCGCTTCCGGCTCGCCGGCCGCCACGGCGCGCTGCTGCGGATCGGCACGATCTTCGTCAATCCCGAGCAATTGAGCCGGCCCATCGGCCGGCCGATGCAGTGGCTCATCGATCGCGACGACGCGGGGCGCGACCGCATCCAGCTGCTCGTCGACGGCGATCCGGCGTCGATCCGCGCCCGCCTGCTGGACGATGCCAAGTTGAGCATGGTCGTGAACGGCGGACTGCTTCGCTTCGAGGTGAGCGCCCATCCGGCCGCCACGTTCCGCCGCCATCCGCACAGCGGCAAGACGCCGCTGGTCCTGGATCTGCGCGGCTGA
- a CDS encoding methyl-accepting chemotaxis protein — translation MKSFRVTIRIKLLGGFGVLAAIVAIVSGMSLKALSESNDAFNRYAQGINARANLAAQVRTAVDRRAIAARNLVLVTRPEDIEQEKADVQRAHADVQSRLGDLNAMMAKADDTTDRARALVADINRVEASYGPVALEIVNAALAGNRDAAIAEIDTKCRPLLVALIQATNAYASYTHEREAAIAQDFTDRYMYERNLLLAICAAAIALAIVAGLWITRSITGPIGEAVRVARTVAEGDLRSEVVVHGRDETRDLLDALNIMNERLTGIVSRVRDGCGSIATAVGEIAAGNIDLSQRTEEQAASLQETAATMEQFTSTVRLNAENAQQASQLAANASDVAQRGSAVVGRVVDTMTEIGDRSSKISDITGIIEGISFQTNILALNAAVEAARAGEQGRGFAVVASEVRSLAQRSSSAAKEIKELISASVQTIRDGSTLANQAGETMGEVTQAVARVTDIMGEIAAASAEQSRGIDQVNLTITQMDQTTQQNAALVEQAAAASKSLESQGHALNDTVATFRLPAGGVAPRGAAADWDEPAVWRPAVA, via the coding sequence ATGAAATCATTTCGGGTGACCATCAGGATCAAACTCCTCGGTGGTTTCGGCGTGCTGGCGGCGATCGTCGCGATCGTCTCCGGCATGTCGCTGAAGGCGCTGTCCGAATCGAACGACGCGTTCAACCGCTATGCGCAGGGCATCAACGCGCGCGCGAACCTGGCCGCGCAGGTCCGCACGGCCGTCGACCGGCGGGCGATCGCCGCCCGCAACCTGGTGCTCGTGACCCGCCCCGAGGACATCGAGCAGGAGAAAGCCGATGTGCAGCGCGCGCATGCCGACGTGCAGTCGCGGCTCGGCGACCTGAACGCGATGATGGCCAAGGCCGACGACACGACCGACCGCGCCCGCGCGCTGGTCGCCGATATCAACCGCGTCGAGGCCAGCTACGGCCCGGTCGCGCTCGAGATCGTCAATGCGGCGCTCGCCGGCAACCGCGACGCCGCGATCGCGGAGATCGACACCAAGTGCCGCCCGCTGCTCGTCGCGCTGATCCAGGCCACCAACGCCTATGCCAGCTACACGCACGAGCGCGAGGCGGCGATCGCGCAAGACTTCACCGACCGCTACATGTACGAGCGCAACCTCCTGCTCGCGATCTGCGCGGCCGCGATCGCGCTCGCGATCGTCGCGGGGCTGTGGATCACCCGCTCGATCACCGGGCCGATCGGCGAGGCGGTGCGGGTCGCGCGCACGGTCGCGGAAGGCGACCTGCGCAGCGAGGTCGTCGTGCACGGCCGCGACGAGACCCGCGACCTGCTCGACGCCCTCAACATCATGAACGAGCGGCTGACCGGCATCGTCAGCCGCGTGCGCGACGGCTGCGGCAGCATCGCGACCGCGGTCGGCGAGATCGCCGCGGGCAACATCGACCTGAGCCAGCGCACCGAGGAACAGGCCGCGTCCCTGCAGGAAACCGCCGCCACCATGGAACAGTTCACCTCGACAGTCCGGCTCAACGCGGAGAACGCCCAGCAGGCCAGCCAGCTCGCCGCGAACGCATCCGACGTCGCGCAGCGCGGCAGCGCGGTGGTGGGCCGCGTGGTCGACACCATGACCGAGATCGGCGACCGCTCCTCGAAGATCTCCGACATCACCGGCATCATCGAGGGCATCTCGTTCCAGACCAACATCCTGGCGCTGAACGCGGCGGTCGAAGCGGCGCGCGCGGGCGAACAGGGGCGCGGCTTCGCGGTGGTCGCGAGCGAGGTGCGCAGCCTCGCGCAGCGCTCGTCCAGCGCCGCGAAGGAAATCAAGGAACTGATCTCGGCCTCGGTACAGACGATCCGCGACGGCTCGACGCTCGCCAATCAGGCCGGCGAGACCATGGGCGAGGTGACGCAGGCGGTCGCGCGCGTGACCGACATCATGGGCGAGATCGCCGCCGCGTCGGCCGAGCAGAGCCGCGGCATCGACCAGGTCAACCTGACGATCACGCAGATGGACCAGACCACCCAGCAGAACGCGGCGCTCGTCGAACAGGCGGCGGCCGCGTCGAAGTCGCTGGAAAGCCAGGGGCACGCGTTGAACGATACGGTCGCGACCTTCCGCCTGCCGGCGGGCGGCGTCGCGCCGCGCGGCGCGGCGGCCGACTGGGACGAGCCCGCCGTGTGGCGCCCGGCGGTGGCCTGA
- a CDS encoding GNAT family N-acetyltransferase produces MSAADQLKASVRDYRASDAEPVSALFRAVYGEHYVYPDVYLPSRIDAHNVSGQWRSAVAVRDGRLLGHATLWRDAAQPGLAELALNVVHPDARGQRIASRLARHLRATAAQLGVGMMTIKQVCSHPRSQHVALALDFRSTALLIDYVESPFGRAERESIVVGCLPLRAWPLPRLDWPTHWHEWLDGLRAVFGEAPPTPHAAAADFSVTQDGLRVVLEASRASDAQLAEIAALPARSLLDLLLPATAENLAHAPALTRGGFRFGGLLPAASGGWRLLWLRGRSPRPLNLCDRQGERLYRLYAGPA; encoded by the coding sequence ATGAGCGCGGCCGATCAGTTGAAGGCGTCGGTGCGCGACTATCGGGCGAGCGACGCCGAGCCCGTCAGCGCGTTGTTCCGCGCGGTCTACGGCGAGCATTACGTGTATCCGGACGTCTATCTGCCGAGCCGCATCGATGCGCACAACGTCAGCGGACAATGGCGCTCGGCGGTGGCGGTGCGCGACGGGCGGCTGCTGGGACACGCGACGCTGTGGCGGGACGCGGCGCAGCCCGGGCTCGCGGAACTCGCGTTGAACGTGGTGCATCCGGACGCCCGCGGTCAACGCATCGCGAGCCGGCTCGCCCGCCACCTGCGCGCGACGGCGGCACAGCTCGGCGTCGGCATGATGACGATCAAGCAGGTCTGTTCGCATCCGCGCAGCCAGCATGTCGCGCTGGCGCTCGATTTTCGCAGCACGGCGCTGCTGATCGACTACGTCGAATCGCCGTTCGGGCGGGCGGAACGGGAGAGCATCGTCGTCGGGTGCCTGCCGTTGCGCGCGTGGCCGCTGCCCCGGCTCGACTGGCCGACGCATTGGCATGAATGGCTGGACGGCCTGCGCGCGGTGTTCGGCGAGGCGCCGCCGACGCCGCACGCCGCCGCGGCGGACTTCAGCGTGACGCAGGACGGCTTGCGCGTCGTCCTGGAGGCGTCACGCGCCAGCGACGCCCAGTTGGCCGAAATCGCCGCGCTCCCGGCCCGCTCGCTGCTCGATCTGCTCCTGCCGGCCACGGCGGAAAACCTCGCGCACGCGCCCGCCCTGACGCGCGGCGGGTTCCGCTTCGGCGGCCTGCTGCCCGCCGCGAGCGGCGGCTGGCGGCTGCTTTGGCTGCGCGGTCGGAGCCCGCGGCCGCTCAACCTGTGCGACCGGCAAGGCGAACGCTTGTATCGGCTCTACGCGGGGCCGGCGTAA
- a CDS encoding phenylacetate--CoA ligase family protein: MHPRLPLLVEHARAHSPHYRALYRALPAHGWRLADLPPTDPADYWLDSQDLTRWPVLTAALDDAHVFKTGGSTGDGKLSVFSRAEWRAFVQAFGAGLAHQLRDGDRVANLFFAGDLYTSLLFIHGALSHAPAAIVEYPFTCQVDHDVLAAAIHQHRINVLAGVPAQLLRFAHHLAAQGQVLPEVRTVLYGGESLFDEQIALLAQVLPHARFGSVGCASVDAGLIGYADPACGHGEHRRFDDDSLIEIVDEDSGEPIDEIGRPGRLLVTNLQRRLMPVIRYPSGDLACWREPPGPARKFALLGRAAQAHRIRVGTLSLFPDALGRALDAAGALLGWQLELSRADGADCLTFLLAARAPLDLARIRAEVLAAQPALAQQCTGHQVRVTLRQTPLKHMLTHPRSGKLLRIVDRRDYAHAEAGR; encoded by the coding sequence ATGCATCCACGCCTTCCCCTCCTCGTCGAGCATGCGCGCGCGCATTCGCCGCACTATCGCGCGCTGTACCGTGCGCTGCCCGCGCACGGCTGGCGACTGGCCGACCTGCCGCCGACCGATCCCGCCGACTACTGGCTGGATTCCCAGGACCTGACCCGCTGGCCCGTGCTGACCGCCGCGCTGGACGACGCCCATGTGTTCAAGACGGGCGGCTCCACCGGCGACGGCAAGCTGTCGGTATTCAGCCGCGCCGAATGGCGCGCGTTCGTCCAGGCGTTCGGCGCGGGCCTCGCGCACCAGCTGCGCGACGGCGACCGCGTCGCCAATCTGTTCTTCGCGGGCGATCTCTACACCAGCCTGCTGTTCATCCACGGCGCCTTGTCGCATGCGCCGGCGGCGATCGTCGAATATCCGTTCACCTGCCAGGTCGACCACGACGTGCTGGCGGCCGCGATTCACCAGCACCGCATCAATGTGCTGGCCGGCGTGCCCGCGCAACTGCTGCGCTTCGCCCATCACCTCGCGGCGCAGGGCCAGGTGCTGCCGGAGGTGCGGACCGTGCTCTACGGCGGCGAAAGCCTGTTCGACGAGCAGATCGCGCTGCTCGCACAGGTGCTGCCGCACGCCCGGTTCGGCTCGGTGGGCTGCGCGAGCGTCGACGCGGGCCTGATCGGTTACGCCGATCCCGCCTGCGGGCATGGCGAGCATCGCCGGTTCGACGACGACAGCCTGATCGAGATCGTCGACGAGGACAGCGGCGAGCCCATCGACGAAATCGGCCGCCCCGGCCGCCTGCTGGTCACCAACCTGCAGCGCCGGCTGATGCCGGTGATCCGCTATCCCAGCGGCGATCTCGCGTGCTGGCGCGAACCGCCGGGCCCCGCGCGCAAGTTCGCGCTGCTGGGGCGCGCCGCGCAGGCGCATCGGATCCGCGTCGGCACGCTGTCCTTGTTTCCGGACGCGCTCGGGCGCGCGCTCGACGCCGCGGGCGCGCTGCTGGGCTGGCAACTGGAACTCTCCCGTGCCGACGGCGCGGATTGCCTGACGTTCCTGCTCGCCGCGCGCGCGCCGCTGGATCTCGCGCGGATCCGCGCCGAGGTGCTCGCCGCCCAGCCGGCGCTCGCGCAACAGTGCACCGGACATCAAGTCCGCGTGACGCTGCGGCAAACGCCGCTGAAACACATGCTCACCCACCCGCGTTCGGGCAAGCTGCTGCGGATCGTGGACCGGCGCGACTACGCGCACGCGGAGGCCGGGCGATGA
- a CDS encoding MarR family winged helix-turn-helix transcriptional regulator — MDRAAHAVEQWRRERPDLDPMSMLLLGRLQETALVIARDRLTPLFARYGLQPGEFDVLATLRRSGRPYALTPTALYDAAMISSGSMTNRIDRLQQAGWVERRPNPADGRGTLVGLTDEGYALIEAAVGAHVDNQRAVLSPLSEGEQAQLAALLDKLLQGQTRA; from the coding sequence ATGGACCGAGCCGCCCATGCGGTCGAGCAGTGGCGTCGCGAGCGCCCGGATCTCGATCCGATGTCGATGTTGCTGCTGGGCCGCCTGCAGGAGACGGCCCTCGTGATCGCCCGCGACCGGCTCACGCCGCTGTTCGCGCGCTACGGTTTGCAGCCCGGGGAATTCGATGTGCTTGCGACCTTGCGTCGCAGCGGCAGGCCGTATGCGCTGACGCCGACCGCGCTGTACGACGCCGCGATGATCTCGTCGGGCAGCATGACGAACCGCATCGACCGGCTCCAGCAGGCGGGCTGGGTCGAGCGCCGGCCGAATCCCGCCGACGGGCGCGGCACGCTGGTGGGGCTGACGGACGAGGGGTACGCGCTGATCGAGGCGGCGGTCGGGGCGCACGTCGACAATCAGCGCGCGGTGCTGAGCCCGCTCAGCGAGGGCGAGCAGGCCCAGCTGGCGGCGCTGCTCGACAAGCTGTTGCAGGGGCAGACGCGCGCCTAG
- the clpP gene encoding ATP-dependent Clp endopeptidase proteolytic subunit ClpP, with protein sequence MISIPRSPAASGLGLVPTVIEHTGRGERAYDIYSRLLRERIVFLTGPVNEQSASLVVAQLLFLESEQPDKDISLYINSPGGSVYDGLAIYDTMRFIRPEVSTLCTGFAASMGTFLLAAGQRGKRHALPNARIMIHQPSGGSQGTAADVEIQAREVLYQRERLNAEMAAFTGRSVEQIARDTDRDHFMSADEARTYGLIDDVLAQRAALSPSAPPGADGTRT encoded by the coding sequence ATGATCTCCATTCCCCGTTCTCCCGCGGCGTCGGGCCTCGGTCTCGTGCCGACCGTCATCGAACACACCGGGCGCGGCGAGCGCGCGTACGACATCTACTCGCGCCTGCTGCGCGAGCGCATCGTGTTCCTCACGGGACCGGTGAACGAGCAGTCGGCGAGCCTGGTGGTCGCGCAGCTGCTGTTCCTGGAGTCCGAGCAGCCGGACAAGGACATTTCGCTCTACATCAACTCGCCGGGCGGCTCGGTCTACGACGGGCTCGCGATCTACGACACGATGCGCTTCATCCGGCCCGAGGTGTCGACGCTGTGCACCGGCTTCGCCGCGAGCATGGGCACCTTCCTGCTCGCGGCGGGGCAGCGCGGCAAGCGCCATGCCCTGCCGAACGCGCGCATCATGATTCACCAGCCGTCGGGCGGCAGCCAGGGCACGGCGGCCGACGTCGAGATCCAGGCGCGCGAGGTGCTGTACCAGCGCGAGCGCCTCAACGCGGAAATGGCGGCGTTCACCGGGCGCTCGGTCGAGCAGATCGCGCGGGACACCGACCGCGACCATTTCATGTCGGCGGACGAAGCCCGCACCTACGGCCTGATCGATGACGTGCTCGCGCAGCGCGCCGCGCTGTCGCCGTCCGCCCCGCCGGGGGCGGACGGCACGCGAACCTGA
- a CDS encoding VWD domain-containing protein — translation MTPEIAASTAAQRETWRLKLVHTARPKKACYTATYPETQWREVACTIPPHRFFGPRRGPMLDTVGNGNDYVAQPASPITLANGSFDSVTNATSLATQGAGTGGVNGNNFFTLQLNSNFFTTSVCSGGASSCKGFAQFVYDNSSSSAYIQYWLVSYGSAACPGGWSAYGGDCVRNASNGVAAPMALSVADLHDMKLTGSAASGGSLMLYVGGSMVSTPGDDILPDLASNWGDAEFNVFGDGGGGQAVFNSGATLVVRTQVETGSNILPDCVIGGWTLETNNLNLVSTPTVVPKQQYPSIVFDESNAAGTSSASCSTSVGDTHVTTFDGLYYDFQASGDFILADAGPDFIVQARQESGAKVFNNPNVTMNTAVAVRMGANRIAIYDDPPRVLINGKLTSVADNAIVTLPGDVYLMRGGSAYVVTRATGEMMRAQLYNGWLDVTVGLGHRPRANTHGILASPSNVALAMRNGTQLRQPVSAVDLYQRYAPSWLVQPKESLFAEQTVKYVAPAKLFYASDLAPQVYEQARAACAAAGVTDGTHLDACTLDAAVLKNTIAVKAFTHAIPPRIALRPVGPISAIEPK, via the coding sequence GTGACACCCGAGATCGCCGCTTCCACGGCCGCGCAGCGCGAGACGTGGCGGCTGAAGCTGGTGCACACGGCGCGCCCGAAGAAAGCCTGCTATACGGCGACCTATCCGGAAACCCAGTGGCGCGAGGTAGCCTGCACGATTCCGCCGCATCGTTTCTTCGGACCGCGACGCGGGCCCATGCTCGATACGGTCGGTAACGGCAATGACTATGTCGCTCAGCCTGCAAGTCCGATCACGCTCGCGAACGGTTCGTTCGACAGCGTGACCAACGCGACCAGCCTCGCGACCCAGGGCGCAGGAACGGGGGGCGTGAACGGCAACAACTTCTTCACGCTGCAGCTCAATTCGAACTTCTTCACGACGTCGGTCTGCAGCGGAGGCGCGTCGTCCTGCAAGGGCTTCGCGCAGTTCGTGTACGACAATTCGTCGAGCAGCGCCTATATCCAGTACTGGCTGGTGAGTTACGGCTCCGCCGCTTGCCCGGGCGGCTGGAGCGCGTATGGCGGCGATTGTGTGCGCAACGCTTCCAACGGTGTGGCGGCGCCGATGGCCCTGAGCGTCGCTGATCTGCACGACATGAAGCTGACCGGCTCCGCTGCCTCGGGCGGCTCGCTGATGTTATATGTCGGCGGTTCGATGGTCTCGACGCCGGGCGACGACATTCTGCCCGACCTCGCCAGCAACTGGGGCGACGCGGAGTTCAACGTGTTCGGCGACGGCGGCGGCGGGCAGGCGGTGTTCAACAGCGGTGCGACGCTGGTGGTGCGCACCCAGGTCGAGACCGGCAGCAATATCCTGCCCGACTGCGTGATCGGCGGCTGGACCCTGGAGACCAACAATCTCAATCTGGTCAGCACGCCGACCGTGGTGCCGAAGCAGCAGTACCCGTCGATCGTGTTCGATGAGAGCAACGCTGCGGGGACGTCGTCCGCCTCGTGTTCGACGAGCGTCGGCGACACCCATGTGACGACGTTCGACGGGCTCTACTACGATTTCCAGGCAAGCGGCGACTTCATCCTGGCCGATGCCGGGCCGGATTTCATCGTGCAGGCGCGGCAGGAGTCAGGCGCGAAGGTGTTCAACAACCCGAACGTGACGATGAACACCGCGGTCGCGGTGCGGATGGGCGCGAACCGGATCGCGATCTATGACGACCCGCCGCGCGTGCTGATCAACGGCAAGCTCACGAGCGTTGCCGACAACGCGATCGTGACGCTGCCGGGCGACGTGTACCTGATGCGCGGCGGCAGCGCCTATGTCGTCACGCGCGCCACGGGTGAGATGATGCGCGCGCAACTATATAACGGTTGGTTGGACGTGACGGTTGGCCTGGGGCACCGCCCCCGGGCGAACACACACGGAATTCTAGCGAGCCCCAGCAATGTCGCGCTGGCGATGCGCAACGGCACGCAGCTCCGGCAGCCGGTATCGGCCGTCGATCTCTATCAGCGCTACGCGCCGAGTTGGCTCGTGCAACCGAAGGAGTCGCTGTTCGCCGAACAGACTGTGAAGTATGTCGCACCCGCCAAGCTGTTCTATGCCAGCGACCTCGCGCCGCAGGTGTATGAGCAGGCACGTGCCGCATGCGCGGCGGCAGGGGTGACCGACGGCACCCACCTCGATGCCTGCACGCTCGACGCAGCCGTGCTGAAGAACACGATCGCAGTCAAGGCGTTTACGCATGCGATTCCACCACGGATCGCGCTGCGCCCGGTCGGCCCGATCAGCGCGATCGAACCGAAATAG
- a CDS encoding glutathione binding-like protein codes for MPDLSAFPITQKWPAQHPDRIQLYSLPTPNGVKVSIMLEETGLAYEPHLVRFDTNDQLSPAFLSLNPNNKIPAILDPDGPGGRPLALFESGAILIYLADKSGQLLPQDPAARYETIQWLMFQMGGIGPMFGQVGFFHKFAGRDYEDKRPRDRYVAEAKRLLAVLDGHLATRAWIMGDAYTIADIATFPWIRNLVGFYEAGELVGFDAYPHVARALAAFVARPAVTRGLEIPARA; via the coding sequence ATGCCCGATCTTTCCGCCTTCCCGATTACGCAGAAATGGCCCGCGCAGCATCCGGACCGCATCCAGCTCTATTCGCTGCCGACGCCGAACGGCGTGAAGGTGTCGATCATGCTGGAGGAAACCGGGCTCGCCTACGAACCGCACCTGGTGCGCTTCGACACCAACGACCAGCTGTCGCCCGCCTTCCTGTCGCTGAACCCGAACAACAAGATTCCCGCGATCCTCGATCCCGACGGCCCGGGCGGGCGGCCGCTCGCGCTGTTCGAATCGGGCGCGATCCTGATCTACCTCGCCGACAAGAGCGGCCAGCTGCTGCCGCAGGACCCGGCGGCGCGCTACGAAACGATCCAGTGGCTGATGTTCCAGATGGGCGGCATCGGCCCGATGTTCGGCCAGGTCGGGTTCTTCCACAAGTTCGCGGGCCGCGACTACGAGGACAAGCGTCCGCGCGACCGCTATGTCGCCGAGGCGAAGCGGCTGCTCGCGGTGCTCGACGGCCATCTCGCGACGCGCGCCTGGATCATGGGCGACGCCTACACGATCGCGGACATCGCGACCTTCCCGTGGATCCGCAACCTGGTCGGCTTCTACGAGGCGGGCGAGCTGGTCGGCTTCGACGCGTATCCGCACGTCGCGCGCGCCCTCGCCGCGTTCGTCGCGCGCCCCGCCGTCACGCGCGGCCTCGAGATTCCCGCCCGCGCGTGA
- a CDS encoding sigma-70 family RNA polymerase sigma factor: protein MTITLRFSLPDAAFEAERARLFSLAYRMLGSRAEAEDLIQDAWLKWHAARADAIHVPAAWLTTVVTRLAIDRLRQLRTERAAQHDGALPEPWLDALAPSAETRALVGAQLSYGLMLLLERLTPDERAAFLLREGFDCDYADIGAALGKPEAHCRQLVHRAKGRLGRAGDVRAPADPARQRRIVDALRAAIDAQDRTALLAVLDGVRIVSDAPSPSAAPVLAAARAEPLALGGEAALALFSAHTPEIVALLVPLLDDDGQTMLCVIARPGALAAVNRVFGRAALGALLARIAHGMSVIALAG, encoded by the coding sequence ATGACGATCACGTTGCGCTTCTCCCTTCCCGACGCCGCGTTCGAAGCCGAGCGCGCGCGCCTTTTCTCGCTCGCCTACCGGATGCTCGGCAGCCGCGCGGAAGCCGAGGATCTGATTCAGGACGCCTGGCTGAAATGGCACGCGGCGCGCGCGGATGCGATCCACGTGCCGGCCGCGTGGCTCACCACGGTCGTGACCCGGCTCGCGATCGACCGGCTGCGGCAGTTGCGCACCGAGCGGGCCGCGCAGCACGACGGCGCCCTGCCCGAACCGTGGCTCGACGCGCTCGCGCCGTCGGCCGAGACCCGCGCGCTGGTCGGCGCGCAGCTGTCGTACGGGCTGATGCTGCTGCTCGAACGCCTGACGCCCGACGAACGGGCGGCCTTCCTGCTGCGCGAGGGGTTCGACTGCGACTACGCGGACATCGGCGCGGCGCTCGGCAAGCCCGAGGCGCACTGCCGGCAGCTCGTGCATCGCGCGAAAGGCCGTCTCGGGCGCGCGGGCGACGTGCGGGCGCCCGCCGATCCCGCGCGCCAGCGCCGCATCGTCGACGCGCTGCGGGCCGCGATCGACGCGCAGGATCGAACGGCGCTGCTCGCCGTGCTGGACGGGGTCCGGATCGTGAGCGACGCCCCCTCGCCGTCGGCCGCGCCGGTGCTGGCGGCGGCGCGCGCGGAACCGCTCGCGCTCGGCGGCGAGGCCGCGCTCGCGCTGTTCTCGGCGCACACGCCGGAGATCGTTGCGCTGCTCGTGCCGCTCCTGGATGACGACGGGCAGACAATGCTGTGCGTGATCGCGCGGCCCGGCGCGCTGGCCGCCGTCAATCGCGTGTTCGGGCGCGCGGCGCTTGGCGCGCTGCTCGCGCGCATCGCTCATGGTATGTCCGTCATCGCGTTGGCCGGCTGA